The proteins below come from a single Aquarana catesbeiana isolate 2022-GZ linkage group LG12, ASM4218655v1, whole genome shotgun sequence genomic window:
- the BPIFB2 gene encoding BPI fold-containing family B member 2, with protein sequence MKLLFIAALMIVWVSPLRSTPCKTVLRVKQEAMEYACQTQKRPLQKAFGIIPIPSVINGGDRGILGLGLGLVDNVVKLAGVEILDVKLPELNVKMMPNVGVQVSIDTSFQISGRVVLVGKIDIKAEAGVLADLRVTRTERGIPILSVSACKSVLGGIRVTGPLGLLSAVTNIIKGHIEAVLSEMLCVSVSNVFLGFNANLGMLVGGSIIGGDRGLQYTMPSAPVVTGDYMDVIINAEYEVDKKVVELPTGAKDFTLPPNAGNKDAMVNLGLSEDFFISMFTAFQSSGGFDLEIPSTSVSVRKYLTTSVLGSHIPEISWKYKESLAVNMKILLTQTPLVTLNSNFVLVQISPVVEMFVVTGNNRNQHLMTLNVGANLMAKLNLSRGKITTSVGLQGDLKITMSASSFGKCKTNPSVLMGYMRDIFNMAYLVQLNADLSVGVSLPSLPGVDLIHEVIEVKEQYAVVSCDLQYVK encoded by the exons ATGAAGCTGCTATTTATTGCTGCGCTGATGATTGTGTGGGTCTCTCCACTGAGAAGCACACCTTGCAAAACAGTCCTGCGTGTAAAACAAGAAGCTATGGAATATG CTTGCCAGACCCAAAAAAGACCTCTCCAAAAGGCTTTTGGAATCATTCCCATTCCTTCCGTTATTAACGGAGGAGACAGAGGTATCCTTGGTCTAGGATTGGGACTTGTGGACAATGTTGTCAAGCTTGCTGG GGTAGAAATCCTGGATGTCAAACTGCCAGAGCTCAATGTGAAAATGATGCCCAATGTTGGTGTTCAAGTTTCTATAGATACCAGTTTTCAGATCAGTGGGAGAGT AGTCCTTGTTGGAAAAATTGATATCAAAGCAGAAGCTGGTGTTCTTGCAGATCTGAgagtcaccaggacagaaagaggtatccctatactcagtgTTTCAGCTTGCAAGTCTGTGCTGGGAGGAATAAGAGTCACAGGACCCCTTGG TTTACTTTCTGCAGTAACGAATATAATAAAAGGTCATATTGAAGCTGTCCTTAGTGAAATG CTTTGTGTATCGGTATCCAACGTTTTCCTGGGATTTAATGCAAATCTGGGCATGTTGGTTG GTGGGTCCATTATTGGTGGGGACCGTGGCTTACAATACACAATGCCCAGTGCTCCAGTGGTGACAGGAGACTACATGGATGTGATTATAAAT GCGGAATACGAAGTGGATAAGAAGGTTGTTGAATTACCAACTGGTGCCAAAGACTTCACTCTTCCTCCTAATGCTGGTAATAAAGATGCAATGGTCAACCTTGGCCTCTCAGAGGATTTTTTCATCTCCATGTTTACAGCTTTTCAGAGTTCTGGGGGCTTTGACCTGGAAATCCCGTCAACTTCT GTTTCTGTTAGAAAATATCTGACAACATCTGTACTGGGTTCCCACATTCCAGAG ATCAGCTGGAAATACAAGGAGTCTCTTGCTGTGAACATGAAGATACTCCTCACTCAAACCCCACTTGTTACTCTCAACTCCAACTTCGTGTTAGTTCAGATTTCTCCAGTTGTGGAGATGTTTGTGGTGACGGGTAACAATCGTAATCAGCACCTAATGACTCTCAATGTG GGCGCTAACTTGATGGCCAAGTTGAATTTGTCTAGAGGGAAGATCACGACATCAGTAGGACTGCAAGG agATCTCAAAATCACAATGTCTGCAAGCTCTTTTGGAAAGTGCAAGACAAAT CCATCAGTGCTGATGGGGTACATGCGTGACATCTTCAACATGGCTTACCTGGTTCAGCTTAATG CTGACCTGAGTGTTGGAGTATCTTTACCATCATTGCCAGGTGTTGACCTTATTCATGAAGTCATAGAAGTGAAAGAG CAATATGCAGTTGTGTCATGTGATCTCCAGTATGTCAAGTAA